One genomic window of Ctenopharyngodon idella isolate HZGC_01 chromosome 18, HZGC01, whole genome shotgun sequence includes the following:
- the LOC127500206 gene encoding arrestin domain-containing protein 4-like, with amino-acid sequence MTHTEGKSLDLILDNDQRDGYCSGEVVSGHISLKISEATTVKAIKVLLKGYAQVSWMHKRSRCSEERKYLSLSKKLLASTGTQDLILHSGVYEIPFELQLPQSPLVSSFSGKHGHVYYMVQAVLKRPFHENQRVCRELCIINPIDVNMPTLISPVSQTCKKMIGCWIFTSGPISLSVSIDRQGYFNGESLPICALIENRSSRLVVPKAVIYQIQTYMAKGKTKIIKQVVASASGNVVPSDCSSRWNGNTLKIPPVSPSILNSDILKVEYLLAVIVQIPGAKNLEVQIPLVISTDSHGSHSFNMSRRSVVDMRLLYPTFTLPDEAEAPPSYAEVVSEEQFEERRTSTCQPQPDWLLDGPAITYIQQFCLQPPPSYSEIYPTEH; translated from the exons ATGACACATACTGAAGGAAAATCACTGGATTTGATTCTTGACAACGACCAGAGAGATGGTTACTGCTCTGGTGAAGTAGTGTCTGGACATATTTCGCTCAAAATCTCTGAAGCCACCACAGTCAAAGCCATAAAAGTATTACTGAAGGGATATGCTCAGGTGAGTTGGATGCACAAACGGTCCCGCTGTTCTGAAGAGAGGAAATATCTCTCCTTATCCAAGAAACTTTTAGCATCAACAG GTACCCAAGACCTTATCCTTCATAGTGGCGTGTATGAGATCCCTTTTGAACTGCAGCTACCTCAGAG TCCCTTGGTTTCCTCGTTTTCTGGAAAACATGGCCATGTTTACTACATGGTGCAGGCAGTTTTAAAAAGGCCATTTCATGAGAATCAACGTGTTTGCAGAGAACTTTGCATCATCAATCCTATTGATGTCAATATGCCAACGTTAATA TCTCCAGTGTCACAAACCTGTAAGAAGATGATCGGCTGCTGGATCTTTACTTCGGGTCCCATCTCACTGTCTGTCAGCATAGACCGACAGGGCTATTTCAATG GAGAATCACTCCCAATCTGTGCTCTGATTGAGAACCGCTCCTCTCGTCTAGTTGTGCCAAAAGCTGTGATATACCAGATACAGACCTATATGGCCAAGGGTAAAACAAAAATCATCAAACAGGTGGTTGCCAGTGCTAGTGGAAATGTAGTGCCGTCTGACTGTTCCAGCAGGTGGAATGGAAACACGCTGAAGATTCCTCCAGTTTCTCCATCCATTCTGAATTCAGACATCCTGAAAGTAGAATACTTGCTTGCA GTTATTGTTCAGATACCAGGTGCCAAAAATCTAGAAGTACAGATTCCACTGGTGATCAGTACCGATAGTCATGGCAGTCACAGCTTTAACATGAGCAGGCGTTCCGTTGTGGACATGAGGTTGCTGTACCCCACATTTACCCTACCAGATGAAGCTGAAG CCCCACCCAGCTATGCAGAGGTTGTGTCAGAGGAACAGTTTGAAGAGCGCAGAACTTCGACCTGCCAGCCACAACCGGACTGGCTGTTGGATGGCCCAGCAATCACTTACATTCAGCAGTTCTGCCTCCAGCCTCCTCCCTCGTATTCAGAG ATTTACCCAACTGAACACTGA